CCGTCGAGCTGACGATATAGTCAGCGGGAAAGGCCACGCGGACCGGTGTTCCCGGCGCCGGCGGCCAGCCGCCAGCCTTCGGCGGGATCTTGGTGGCGACTCGGATTGGGCCTCCGAACTCCCTGATCGCCCGCCCCACCAGTCTCTCGCTGTGGCCGTCGCCGTATGCCAGCGCTGTATCCACGAAGTTGACACCGAGGTCAAAGGCGCGCCGTAACGCCCTGAGCGAGAGGGCGTCGTCAGCCCCGCCCCAGTATCGTCCCCCGATCCCCCAGGCGCCGAAGCCCACCTCGGAGACCTCGAACCCGGTTCTGCCGAGCTTCCGATAGCGCATGCCCGGGCGGGCGCTTACCCTTCGTAGACCTCGCGCCGGGCGAGGCCCCGCTGAAGCGCGAGGTATCCCTCCCGCGTGAGGCGTGGCTTCGCGTTCGCGACAACCTCGCGGGCGCCGGCGGCGCCGTCCCAGAGCAGGTCCACGACCATCGAGGCGAGGGCCTTGGCCGGCGCGACATAGGCGAGCGGCTTGTCGACGATCGCGTAGTCCGGCCCGTGGCCGGTGCCGCGGGCACCCCCCATGTAGGGATGGAGCACCGGCATGACGTGGCTCAGATCGCCCATGTCGGTCGAGCCCGTGCGGTGGGCGACCTCGCGGTAGTGCCCCTCGCCGAGGAGGGCGACGGCGTTGGCCTCGAAGTAGCGGGCCAGCGTCGGATCGCAGTGGAGCGGCAGGTAGCCGGGTAGGGTCTCGATCTCCACCCTGGCGCCCAGCGCGAGCGCGCCGGCGCGGAGGGCCCGGTCCACCTTCGCGTTCGCATCGAGCATCGCCTCCAGCGTCCTGCCGCGGACATAGGTTTCGATCCGAACCTCGCCAGGAATCACGTTCACCTGGGAGCCGCCGTGGGTGAGGATCGGATGGACCCGGATCGTGTCCTCGTCGCGGAAGGTCTCGCGGAGGGCGTTGATCGCGGCCAGGCCGATCTGCGCCGCGTAGAGGGCGTTCACGCCGCGCCACGGCGCGCTGCCCGCGTGAGCCGCGCGCCCGACGTAGCGGACCACCTTGCTGAGGCGCCCGTTGTTCGACGACGGGAGGCTGGCCTTGCCATCCTCCTCCCGGGGCGTCGTGTGGATCATCATCGCGAGATCCACGTCGTCGAACTGGCCGAGACGCAGCAGCTCGGACTTGCCGCCCAGGAACTCGATCTTCCCGGCGCGCGCCTGGGCGAGGCGCCACTCGAAGTCGCCGCCCTCCTCAGCCGGCACCGCGAAAAACGCGACCCGCCCCGCCAGGTGCTCCATCGCCTTCGCGTCAACGAGCGCCATCGCAGCACCGAGCAGCCCCGCGATCTGGGCATTGTGGCCGCACGCGTGAACGGCTCCGGTGTCCGGATCGGCGTCGGGGTGCCCGGCAACCCTGAGAGCGTCGAGCTCGCCGAGCAGCGCGAACGTCGGGCCGGCGCCGGCGAGACCCTGAAGCTCAGCGCGGACTCCGGTGAGGGCCAGGCTGGTCCTCGGCGCCAGCCCGAGCCCCTGGAACGTCTCCGCCACGAGCGCGGCGGTCCTGACCTCCTTGAAACCGAGCTCGGGGTGGCGCCGGACCCGCTCACCGATCGCGACGATGTGATCAGCCCGCCGGTCGATCGCCTCGTGGAGGCGGCGCTTCAGCTCGTCCTTGGTCACGAGCTGGCCCTCTGAGCGCGAAGGCGTCGTTCGGAACGGCTCACCTGAAGTCGAGGGCGCGGTAGTTCCTGGGG
The Candidatus Rokuibacteriota bacterium genome window above contains:
- a CDS encoding amidohydrolase, whose translation is MTKDELKRRLHEAIDRRADHIVAIGERVRRHPELGFKEVRTAALVAETFQGLGLAPRTSLALTGVRAELQGLAGAGPTFALLGELDALRVAGHPDADPDTGAVHACGHNAQIAGLLGAAMALVDAKAMEHLAGRVAFFAVPAEEGGDFEWRLAQARAGKIEFLGGKSELLRLGQFDDVDLAMMIHTTPREEDGKASLPSSNNGRLSKVVRYVGRAAHAGSAPWRGVNALYAAQIGLAAINALRETFRDEDTIRVHPILTHGGSQVNVIPGEVRIETYVRGRTLEAMLDANAKVDRALRAGALALGARVEIETLPGYLPLHCDPTLARYFEANAVALLGEGHYREVAHRTGSTDMGDLSHVMPVLHPYMGGARGTGHGPDYAIVDKPLAYVAPAKALASMVVDLLWDGAAGAREVVANAKPRLTREGYLALQRGLARREVYEG